In Limnohabitans sp. TEGF004, the genomic window GTCAACGGCGCGGTGCTGACCGAGGGCACGCCGCAAGAGATTGCGCATGACCCGCAAGTCAAAGCCGTGTACTTGGGGACCAGCCATGACTAAAGCCACAGAACTGTTGCGCATGGAAGGTTTGAGCGCGGGCTACGGTGAAGCCGTGGTGTTGCACGACATTTCGCTGAGCGTGAACGAAGGTGAAACCTTAGCGTTGCTAGGCCGAAACGGCACAGGCAAAACCACGCTGATGGACACCTTGGTGGGCGTGACCACACAACATGGCGGCACGATTCAATTGGGCGGGGCTGCTTTGCATCGCATGGCGCCGCATGAACGTGCTGCGGCTGGCATTGGCTGGGTGCCACAAGAGCGCAACATTTTTAAGTCGCTCTCTGTGCATGAAAACCTCACGGCGGTGGCACGTGGTGCGAGCAACACAAAGCATCGCGCTTGGACGCCCGAGCGTGTGTACGAGTTGTTCCCACGTTTGGCAGAACGTCAAGATAACTTGGGCACACAGCTCTCAGGAGGCGAGCAACAAATGTTGGCTGTGGGTCGCGCCTTGGTGCTCAACCCACGTTTGCTGTTGTTGGATGAACCCTTAGAGGGATTGGCCCCCATCATTGTGGAAGAGTTGTTGCGTGCGATTGCACGCATCACCCGCGAAGAGGGTTTGAGCGCCATCATCGTTGAGCAACACCCACAAGCGATTTTGAAGATCAGCCACCAAGCGCTGGTGCTTGACCACGGCACGGTGGTGCACAGCGGCAGCGCGCAAGCGTTGTTGGATCAACCCGACTTGTTGGATCGTCTGCTGGGCGTTGCCCGTGTCGATTGAAGATTGAGAAAGTGAGTGCGTATGTTCATTAAAAACGCTTGGTACGTGGCGGCGACTGCTGCTGAAGTGCAAGACAAGCCCTTGGGCCGAACCATTTGCGGCGAGCCCATGGTGTTTTACCGCAGTGAAGCCAACAAGGTGGCTGCGCTCGAAGACTTTTGCCCACACCGTGGTGCACCTTTGTCTTTGGGCAAGGTGTGCAACGGCAAGTTGGTGTGCGGTTACCACGGCTTAGAGATGGGCTGTGACGGCAAGACCGTGTCCATGCCGGGTCAGCGTGTGCGCGGCTTTCCTGCCATTCGCAGTTTTACCGCCGTGGAGCGCTATGGTTTTATTTGGGTGTGGCCTGGTGATGTGGCTGAGGCAGATGAATCCAAACTGCCGGTGTTTGAGTTCTTCGACAACCCGCAATGGGCCTATGGCGGTGGGC contains:
- a CDS encoding ABC transporter ATP-binding protein, producing the protein MTKATELLRMEGLSAGYGEAVVLHDISLSVNEGETLALLGRNGTGKTTLMDTLVGVTTQHGGTIQLGGAALHRMAPHERAAAGIGWVPQERNIFKSLSVHENLTAVARGASNTKHRAWTPERVYELFPRLAERQDNLGTQLSGGEQQMLAVGRALVLNPRLLLLDEPLEGLAPIIVEELLRAIARITREEGLSAIIVEQHPQAILKISHQALVLDHGTVVHSGSAQALLDQPDLLDRLLGVARVD